The window cgatctcGGCCCGCCACATAGCCCCTTTGGGCACCAGTGGTATCGGGACGCCGCCAGCGCTGAGCTTCCACGAgcccggcacccgcatgtccgggggCGCCGGATAgtcggcctcgtagaggaggcgcgCCTCATCCTCGTGGAGATGGCGTCGgctgaagccgttcgccgccgcggcaTCGCCGGGGTACCTCTCAGGCATTGCTCGTCTGCGGGGAAGAGGGTGGAGAGTTGCTCTAAGGGTGGAGGGAAGGCGAGCTTTGCTGATTGTGGCTTCCACCAGCGGGGAGGACGGCTTTTATAGCCGAAGCTGGGGGGCGGTGAGCTTGCATGCCGGGCGACGTGTGGCGGGAGCGGGTGAGACGCGCGTCGGTggcgccttcactgcgccgcccgtgaggtatcaatggaggctgaccatcGTTGCCTCGCGGCAGGCTTGGCATTGATCCCCGCGGGAACCaggcgatgagggcgacgaagcgGCGTCTCGCTGACTAGGCGGGCCCATCCCTCTTCGCGCCAAATTCGATTGCCGCGGTGCCCCCGGGTgctcccagcgcgccgggttcggcctgggtccgccgactCCAATTTCGACCCAACCCAGCGAAAAACAGGCTCCTGGGACGCGACAGGACCGATTTTTGACACCGGCGACGGCAAAAACGGCTGAGGGCGGTCTGTTGGGgacgcggctgaagatgctcttagaaTGAAGCCAACATGAAAACAAGGTCGCAAACGATCGTGCTCTAGAGAGCTTACAACACCAGATACGGTGACCTCTTATGAATTTTTCTCAAACGATCATGCTCAATATGGCAAGCAATCCAGAACAAATTTTAGTGACCTCATATAAATTTTTTTGAATACTAGAATAATggacgtgcattgcaacgggatataaatattctagtatTGTGTGGAAATAAATATTCAGTGTGAAACCTTCTTCCTCCTCTGAACCCCTCGCTGACTCGCTCGCCGGTCTGAAGTTCTGAACCCCTCGGACTGGAGTACTCTGTTAGCTGCCAAATCAAACTCGGTCCCTAGAGTGCTTCCCCCCTTCCGCCGGGATCTGCCGACGGAATGGAGGCGGTACAAGACACCACTTCCCTGCAGCTGCAGGCCGCGATTCGATGGCTGCTGCACACCATCCTTCCCAGCCTCAGCAAGCTGGACGGGTGGATTCGCCAAGCAGGGCTCGCCGGCGAGGTGGAGGGGCTCAGGGACGAGATCGACCAAGTCGACGGGGTCGTCTCCGCCGTGAACGACAGGTCTGAGATCCGAAACAGGTCCATGGCCAGATCCCTCGCAGCCGTCAAGGAGCTGCTCTACGCCGCAGACGACGCGGTCGACGAGCTCCACTGCTACAGGCTTCAGCACCAGCTCCACGGAGGCACGCCACCTGTTTGTGTTAATTACTACTCCACTTCCAATTTTTTTTGTCGATCACCACCATACTAAATTTCGTGTCCATGATTTCTTCTGCTGCAGGCCCATGGCATTGGCACCCTCCCAACCAAATTGACAGACCAAGTAACCAGCtgccaaattcttcaaggtaactaaatgCTGTACAAGACTCTGAATAGCCAATGTGACTCTGTTTTTAAGACCTTTTGCACATTTATTTTTGAGACTCTGTTTTTAAACATCTGAGTAAACAGTCCAATGTGATTCTAACTGCCAATCCACTCCATATTTTTTAATGCAGCACCAGAAATGCAACTGCTGATGATTCATCCagaagaaaaaggagaaggggCAATGATTCAACAGATGTCACCGCAGCCAACACAGGCCCTTGGAACAAGGAACAAATTTCGAAAAAGATACAGGACATAACTGGTCAGTTGCAATATATCCGAGGGAACGTGCGACGGGTTCTCAAGATGCTTGGGCCAAGGTCTCATGCAGGTCCAAATCGCTGCCGGGGTACAACCACCTCAAACACACACCGAAGGACATCAAGTCTTATTCAAGGGAAAGTGTATGGGAGATCTCAAGAAAGGAGTCACATCATAGAGTTGATAAAAGAACGGAAAtcagatgctggtgtgactgttctGCCAATTGTAGGCGTTGCAGGAGTTGGGAAGACGACTCTGGCTCAACTTGTATACAATGATTCAGATTTGGAGAGTCAATTTGACCTCCGGATATGGATCTGGGTCTCTAGCAGCTTTGATGAAACCAGAGTCACAAGAGAGATGTTAGATTTTGTATCCCTGGGAGCACATAAAGGGAAATGCAGGTTTCCCAAGCTTCCGGAAGTCTTGAAGGAACATGTTAAATCAAAGAGGGTTCTGCTTATTTTGGATGATATTTGGGATGACATCAGTGATTGCCAATGGAACAATCTATTAGCACCTTTCAAGCCTAACAATGCAAAGGGCAGCATGGTACTCGTGACAACTAGAATACCGTCTGTTGCCAAAAAGAGAGGTACAACTGGACCGATTAACTTAGATGGTTTGGAAAATGGTGATTTCTGGCAAATGTTCAAAGCGTGTGCATTTGGTGATGAGAACTATGAAGAGCAAGTTAGTTTGGGCGAGCTTGGACGGCAGATAGCAAAAAGATTACAGGGAAACCCATTAGCTGCAGAAACTGCAGGGACACTGTTAAGAGAGCATCTTACCATTGATCACTGGAATAATATTCTGAAGAACCAAGATTGGAAATCCCTGCAACTCTGTAAAATTTCTTGCATTTACAGCGGTACGTGTTGTTCCAACCAACACTGCTGCTGTAAAGATACACTCCAAAAATAACAGTCTCTTATTTTACATGGAACAGAAATACAACCTTCTTCAGTAGGAGAAGGAAAAGCACATTGCAGGGCTTTGTGGTGGTCCAGAGCCACATGGGAAGGCCAGGCGTTCGGATCAGGTTCGGATTAACTGCAAGTGCCAACGTTCAGGTTGTCCGGTGCCGCGATGGATTTGGGAGTAAAGATGGTTCAGCAAAAGTAGCGGCCATCAGTAAGTATGTTTTATCATTTTTTATAGCTCCATTCGGGTTTGGTTCGGTTCGGGTTGGTGCGTCATTAAGCAGGGGAATTAGCATTAACCAGATGGGTCGCTAT is drawn from Triticum dicoccoides isolate Atlit2015 ecotype Zavitan chromosome 6B, WEW_v2.0, whole genome shotgun sequence and contains these coding sequences:
- the LOC119321617 gene encoding putative disease resistance RPP13-like protein 1 gives rise to the protein MEAVQDTTSLQLQAAIRWLLHTILPSLSKLDGWIRQAGLAGEVEGLRDEIDQVDGVVSAVNDRSEIRNRSMARSLAAVKELLYAADDAVDELHCYRLQHQLHGGPWHWHPPNQIDRPSNQLPNSSSTRNATADDSSRRKRRRGNDSTDVTAANTGPWNKEQISKKIQDITGQLQYIRGNVRRVLKMLGPRSHAGPNRCRGTTTSNTHRRTSSLIQGKVYGRSQERSHIIELIKERKSDAGVTVLPIVGVAGVGKTTLAQLVYNDSDLESQFDLRIWIWVSSSFDETRVTREMLDFVSLGAHKGKCRFPKLPEVLKEHVKSKRVLLILDDIWDDISDCQWNNLLAPFKPNNAKGSMVLVTTRIPSVAKKRGTTGPINLDGLENGDFWQMFKACAFGDENYEEQVSLGELGRQIAKRLQGNPLAAETAGTLLREHLTIDHWNNILKNQDWKSLQLCKISCIYSEIQPSSVGEGKAHCRALWWSRATWEGQAFGSGSD